The Eublepharis macularius isolate TG4126 chromosome 3, MPM_Emac_v1.0, whole genome shotgun sequence genome has a window encoding:
- the C3H2orf88 gene encoding small membrane A-kinase anchor protein — translation MGCIKTKGTLSGSNTILDDGSKALGAYNGGYGGDAPLIHGKPVVTSSMSTVILDFAHRLSQEILDQAMTRWAVTESKYSDIPFIESDMP, via the coding sequence ATGGGCTGTATTAAAACTAAAGGCACCTTATCGGGCTCAAACACCATTTTGGACGATGGAAGCAAAGCCCTTGGAGCCTATAACGGGGGCTACGGTGGAGATGCCCCTCTTATCCATGGAAAGCCTGTGGTGACTTCTTCCATGAGCACGGTCATCCTGGACTTCGCTCACCGCCTCTCCCAAGAGATTCTGGATCAGGCCATGACGCGGTGGGCAGTGACTGAAAGCAAATACAGTGACATCCCCTTCATCGAAAGTGACATGCCATGA